The DNA segment ATTTAACGGTTCGGGAACATAGCCTCTTGAGCGCCTTATAAAAAAATAAGAAGCAGTTTTATTATGATTTTCATATTGATTTTTATCTGCATCCGTGCCGTAATTATGCGCATTATTCAAATTATATTCGTTGACCGCATTGACCTTTATAACGGAATCGTCGCATCTCCTCAAAATATCCCTGTTATGGATTAAAAAACCGTCCGCAATGTTTTTCAACTTTAAAAACGCCTCTTCATTCTCCTTTACTATCGGTTCTCCGCCGATGTTTGCCGAAGTAGCGACTAAAGGCCCGTCTAAAAAAGCGAAAATAACATAGTGAAGCGGCGCATAAGGCAAAAAAACGCCGATATCTTTAAGTCCGCAGTTTACGTAATAAGAAAGTCCGCCTCTGTCTTTCAATAAGCATATAGGTCTTTCCTTAGAGTTCAATAAATCTGCGGAAATACCGTCTATGTATGCATATTCCGACGCCTGTCCGATGTCCTTAAACATTACGGCGAAAGGTTTTTTAGGCCTGTTCTTGCGCTCCCTTAATAATCTCAAGGCGTCGTCGTTTGCGGCATCCGCCATTAAATGGAAACCGCCTATTCCTTTAACGCAGACGATACCGCCTTCTTTAATTAAATTCACTAACGATTTTACGGCGTTTGAACTTTTTAAACGGTTTGATTTTAAAACCTCGGCTATATCTTGCGTCCTTTCCTCAATGCCGCTTAAACTATGTGTATAATTATCTATTTTCGATATATCCGAACTCAAAATAAATTCTACTTCGGGACCGCAGGCGAAACATCCGTTAGGTTCTGCATGAAACCTTCTGTCTAAAGGATTTTTATATTCTGTTTGGCATTCCGGACACATCGTAAATTTATACATAGACGTAGAAGCCCTGTCGTACGGCAGTTCTTTAGATATGGTAAATCTTGGGCCGCAGTCCGTGCAGTTAATAAACGGATATAAATATCTTCTGTCGGAAGGATTTAAAAGCTCGTTTAAGCATTTGCCGCATATTGCTATATCGGGAGGTATCGTTAAATTTAATTTATCAACGGCATGGGCGGTTTTATCCGATTCTTTAATTTCAAACGTTTTATAAAAAAAATGCTCTTGTTCGATAAAATCGATATAATCTACTATTTTATCTTTTATTAATGCAAGAGGAGGTTTTTCCGAATCTGAATCTAAAGAATTTATAAAGTTATGAAGAGCGTTTTCGTCGCCTTCTGCTGAAATTTCGACGCCTTCGTCGTTATTTAAAACATAGCCTTTTATTCCGTATTTTTCCGCAAGCCTGTAAACGAAAGGTCTGAACCCTACTCCCTGAACCCTGCCCGACAGTCTAATCTTTGCTCTTTTTATTACGGCATTGACGGCATTATTATTATCATCGCAATTTTTATTATTCATAGGATT comes from the Candidatus Acidulodesulfobacterium acidiphilum genome and includes:
- a CDS encoding carbamoyltransferase HypF, with the protein product MNNKNCDDNNNAVNAVIKRAKIRLSGRVQGVGFRPFVYRLAEKYGIKGYVLNNDEGVEISAEGDENALHNFINSLDSDSEKPPLALIKDKIVDYIDFIEQEHFFYKTFEIKESDKTAHAVDKLNLTIPPDIAICGKCLNELLNPSDRRYLYPFINCTDCGPRFTISKELPYDRASTSMYKFTMCPECQTEYKNPLDRRFHAEPNGCFACGPEVEFILSSDISKIDNYTHSLSGIEERTQDIAEVLKSNRLKSSNAVKSLVNLIKEGGIVCVKGIGGFHLMADAANDDALRLLRERKNRPKKPFAVMFKDIGQASEYAYIDGISADLLNSKERPICLLKDRGGLSYYVNCGLKDIGVFLPYAPLHYVIFAFLDGPLVATSANIGGEPIVKENEEAFLKLKNIADGFLIHNRDILRRCDDSVIKVNAVNEYNLNNAHNYGTDADKNQYENHNKTASYFFIRRSRGYVPEPLNLPFNLKRNVLASGAFLKNVFALAYAGEDAGAIVLSQHNGDLDSAAGFANFKNNIEDFEKFYDFKPEAVVYDSHPDYENTKWAKEYAKEKNIKGISLQHHRAHVISCMAENGLGLNEEVFGIAFDGTGYGDDGTIWGGEFFKGKYDNLKRIGSFEKFRLIGGDKAVKSPGRVLAEILFGILSEKENIAAILHNEDKKAGKYNDDNYSDIYIKSKSKCIFKSPDIFKNISSLTGFSEKEISIFHKMRENGLNSPFTSSCGRIFDAVSCLCGFKGDITYEGEAAVYLENLCLEYESKSKSAGEQANSITKANLITKKDCFKYEIRYDNKHDNYNKRNEKNEEKEDFFTVDYYPMFSDIIDIVQTKNNNDDKDKNKNKDKNKVKDKLYKAGFIAERFINTLAMIILDAALKSRCKNVCMSGGVFQNASLRNKAALILKNNGFNVYFNEKIPSNDGGIALGQAVYGGII